From the Pectobacterium carotovorum genome, one window contains:
- the lolD gene encoding lipoprotein-releasing ABC transporter ATP-binding protein LolD gives MSDLPLLQCNNLSKRYQDGKLSTDVLRDVSFEMSSGEMMAIVGSSGSGKSTLLHVLGGLDTPTSGEVIFKGQPLSTLSAAAKADLRNRELGFIYQFHHLLPDFTALENVAMPLLIGKVPTSQAQDKAREMLAAVGLEARSHHRSSELSGGERQRVAIARALVNSPSLVLADEPTGNLDQRTADTIFELLGELNVRQGTAFLVVTHDLQLASRLNRQLEMRDGQLQQELTLMGARQ, from the coding sequence ATGAGTGATTTACCGTTATTGCAGTGTAATAACCTGTCCAAACGCTATCAGGACGGCAAGCTGTCGACCGACGTATTGCGCGATGTCTCTTTTGAGATGAGCAGCGGGGAGATGATGGCGATCGTCGGGAGCTCTGGTTCTGGCAAAAGTACACTGCTGCATGTGCTGGGCGGGTTGGATACGCCGACATCAGGCGAAGTCATCTTTAAAGGCCAGCCGCTGAGTACGCTTTCAGCGGCGGCAAAAGCGGATTTACGCAATCGCGAGCTGGGCTTTATTTATCAATTTCACCATCTGCTACCGGATTTCACCGCGCTGGAAAACGTGGCGATGCCGCTGCTGATTGGCAAAGTGCCAACGTCGCAGGCGCAGGACAAAGCACGTGAAATGCTGGCGGCTGTTGGGCTGGAGGCGCGCAGCCACCACCGTTCGTCGGAGCTGTCCGGCGGCGAGCGGCAGCGTGTTGCCATTGCCAGAGCGCTGGTTAACAGCCCGTCACTGGTGCTGGCGGACGAACCGACCGGTAACCTCGATCAGCGCACGGCGGATACCATTTTCGAACTGCTGGGAGAGCTTAATGTCCGGCAGGGCACCGCGTTTCTGGTCGTGACGCACGACCTGCAACTGGCTAGCCGACTGAACCGCCAGCTGGAAATGCGCGACGGTCAGTTGCAGCAGGAGCTGACCCTGATGGGAGCGCGGCAATGA
- the lolC gene encoding lipoprotein-releasing ABC transporter permease subunit LolC produces MYQPVALFIGLRYMRGRASDRFGRFVSWLSAIGITLGVMALVTVLSVMNGFERELEGNILGVMPQAIISTPQGSLNPALIPASSLDSLEGVTRIAPLTTGDVVLQSARSVAVGVMLGIDPDEQEPLSRYLVNVKQQQLKSGQYQAILGDTLAAQLGVKAGDQIRMMVTSASQLTPMGRIPSQRIFTVAGTFAANSEVDSYQLLVNQQDASRLMRYPANHITGWRLWLEKPLSVDTLSTQTLPEGTVWKDWRERKGELFQAVRMEKNMMGLLLSLIVAVAAFNIITSLGLLVMEKQGEVAILQTQGLTQRQIMAVFMVQGGSAGVIGALLGALLGTLLASQLNTLMPILGVLLDGAALPVDIDPAQVVTIAISAMVIALLSTLYPSWRAAAVQPAEALRYE; encoded by the coding sequence ATGTATCAACCTGTCGCTTTATTTATTGGCCTGCGCTACATGCGTGGGCGCGCATCAGACCGCTTCGGCCGGTTTGTCTCTTGGTTATCCGCCATTGGTATCACGCTGGGCGTGATGGCGCTGGTCACCGTGCTTTCCGTGATGAATGGCTTCGAACGCGAACTGGAAGGCAATATTCTGGGCGTGATGCCCCAGGCGATCATCTCTACGCCGCAAGGTTCGCTGAACCCGGCGTTGATTCCTGCTTCCTCCTTAGACTCGCTGGAAGGCGTGACGCGCATTGCGCCGTTGACGACGGGCGATGTGGTGCTGCAAAGCGCCCGTAGCGTCGCCGTCGGCGTGATGTTAGGGATCGATCCTGATGAGCAGGAGCCGCTGTCGCGCTATCTGGTTAATGTCAAACAGCAGCAGCTGAAATCTGGTCAATATCAGGCCATTTTGGGCGATACACTGGCCGCACAGCTGGGCGTTAAAGCCGGCGATCAGATTCGCATGATGGTGACGAGCGCCAGCCAACTGACGCCGATGGGGCGTATTCCCAGCCAGCGTATCTTCACCGTTGCCGGCACCTTTGCCGCGAACAGCGAGGTGGATAGCTACCAGCTGTTGGTGAACCAGCAGGATGCCTCTCGCTTGATGCGCTACCCGGCGAACCACATTACCGGCTGGCGTTTATGGCTGGAAAAGCCGCTGTCGGTTGATACGCTGAGCACGCAAACGCTGCCGGAAGGCACGGTCTGGAAAGACTGGCGCGAACGTAAAGGCGAGCTGTTTCAAGCCGTACGCATGGAGAAAAACATGATGGGGCTGCTGCTCAGCCTGATCGTGGCCGTGGCCGCTTTCAACATTATTACCTCGCTGGGTTTACTGGTGATGGAAAAACAGGGTGAAGTCGCCATTCTGCAAACGCAGGGGTTGACTCAACGCCAGATTATGGCGGTGTTTATGGTGCAGGGGGGCAGCGCTGGCGTCATTGGCGCGTTGTTAGGGGCACTGCTGGGGACGCTATTGGCCAGCCAACTGAATACGCTGATGCCAATTCTGGGCGTATTGCTGGATGGCGCTGCGTTACCGGTGGATATTGACCCCGCGCAGGTGGTGACTATCGCCATTTCCGCGATGGTGATTGCCCTCTTATCGACACTTTACCCGTCATGGCGCGCTGCCGCCGTTCAACCCGCTGAGGCTTTACGTTATGAGTGA
- the mfd gene encoding transcription-repair coupling factor — protein MMPENYRYSLPSKAGEQRLLGQLTGAACAVECAEIIERHAGLVVLIAPDMQNALRLRDEIQQFTDQHVTTLPDWETLPYDSFSPHQEIISTRLSTLYQLPNMTRGVLILPVNTLMQRVCPHSFLHGHALVLKKGQRLSRDKLRSQLEQAGYRSVDQVMEHGEYATRGALLDLFPMGSEEPYRIDFFDDEIDSLRLFDVDTQRTLNEVPHINLLPAHEFPTDKTAIELFRSQWREQFEVRRDAEHIYQQVSKGVWPAGIEYWQPLFFSEPLPSLFSYFPTNTLIVNTGNIEQSAERFWQDIQQRFESRCVDPMRPLLPSDSLWLRVDGLFTELKAWPRVQLRTDTLPEKAANVNLAYLPLPELAIQHQQKSPLDALRRFIEQSDGQVIFSVESEGRRETLQELLARIKLNPTLISTLEQAQERGTYLIIGASEHGFIDTLRQRALICESDLLGERVSRRRQDNRRTINTDTLIRNLAELRPGQPVVHLEHGVGRYAGLTTLEAGGIKAEYLILTYAGEDKLYVPVSSLHLISRYAGGADENAPLHKLGGDAWSRARQKAAERVRDVAAELLDIYAQRAAKSGFAFKHDKTQYQLFCESFPFETTPDQAQAINAVLSDMCQPLAMDRLVCGDVGFGKTEVAMRAAFLAVENHKQVAVLVPTTLLAQQHFDNFRDRFANWPVKIEMISRFRSAREQTQVLEETREGKVDILIGTHKLLQSDVRWRDLGLLIVDEEHRFGVRHKERIKAMRANVDILTLTATPIPRTLNMAMSGMRDLSIIATPPARRLAVKTFVREYDNLVVREAILREILRGGQVYYLYNDVENIEKATQRLAELVPEARIAIGHGQMRERELERVMNDFHHQRFNVLVCTTIIETGIDIPSANTIIIERADHFGLAQLHQLRGRVGRSHHQAYAYLLTPNPKAMSTDAQKRLEAIASLEDLGAGFALATHDLEIRGAGELLGDDQSGQMTSVGFSLYMELLESAVDALKAGREPSLEDLINSQTDVELRLPALLPDDFIPDVNTRLSLYKRIASAKNTDELDELKVELIDRFGLLPDASRYLLQIAALRQQAQALGIRRIEGNEKGGFIEFSEQNRVDPSHLIGLLQRDPGTYRLDGPTRLKFMKDLSDRPQRIEFIGSLLGNMAQHTLAA, from the coding sequence ATGATGCCTGAAAATTACCGTTATTCGCTGCCATCCAAAGCCGGTGAGCAGCGCCTGCTGGGCCAGTTAACCGGCGCTGCCTGCGCCGTTGAATGTGCAGAAATTATTGAACGCCACGCCGGGCTGGTGGTACTTATCGCCCCTGATATGCAAAATGCCCTGCGCTTACGCGATGAGATTCAGCAATTTACCGACCAGCACGTCACCACGTTGCCTGACTGGGAAACGCTGCCCTACGATAGTTTTTCTCCGCATCAGGAAATTATTTCGACCCGCCTTTCCACCCTTTACCAGCTTCCCAACATGACACGCGGCGTTCTAATTCTGCCGGTCAACACGCTGATGCAGCGCGTTTGTCCGCACAGTTTCCTGCACGGCCATGCGCTGGTGTTGAAAAAAGGCCAGCGCCTTTCGCGCGATAAGCTGCGTTCGCAGTTAGAGCAGGCGGGCTACCGCAGTGTCGATCAGGTCATGGAACATGGTGAATATGCCACGCGCGGCGCGCTGCTGGATCTGTTCCCGATGGGGAGCGAAGAGCCCTATCGTATCGATTTCTTTGACGACGAGATCGACAGCCTGCGTCTGTTCGATGTGGATACGCAGCGCACGCTGAATGAAGTGCCGCATATTAATCTGCTGCCAGCGCACGAGTTCCCGACGGATAAAACCGCCATCGAACTTTTTCGCAGCCAGTGGCGCGAACAGTTCGAGGTACGACGCGATGCCGAGCACATTTACCAGCAGGTCAGCAAAGGCGTCTGGCCCGCGGGAATCGAATACTGGCAGCCGTTATTCTTCAGTGAACCGCTGCCATCGCTGTTCAGCTACTTCCCGACCAACACGCTGATCGTCAACACCGGCAATATCGAACAGAGCGCCGAGCGCTTCTGGCAGGATATTCAGCAGCGTTTTGAAAGCCGCTGCGTCGATCCCATGCGCCCGCTGCTGCCGTCAGACTCACTCTGGTTACGGGTAGACGGTCTGTTCACGGAGCTGAAAGCGTGGCCGCGCGTGCAGTTGAGAACCGATACGCTGCCGGAAAAAGCCGCTAACGTGAATCTGGCCTATTTGCCGCTGCCGGAGCTGGCGATTCAGCATCAGCAAAAATCCCCGCTGGATGCGCTGCGCCGCTTTATCGAACAGTCCGACGGCCAGGTCATTTTCTCCGTTGAGAGCGAAGGCCGTCGCGAAACGCTGCAAGAGTTGCTGGCACGCATCAAACTGAACCCTACGCTCATCAGCACGCTGGAGCAGGCTCAGGAGCGTGGCACTTACCTGATCATCGGCGCCAGTGAGCACGGTTTTATCGATACGCTGCGCCAGCGCGCCTTAATCTGCGAAAGCGACCTGCTGGGTGAACGCGTTAGCCGTCGTCGTCAGGATAATCGCCGCACGATCAATACCGATACGCTGATCCGCAACCTGGCAGAGCTGCGACCGGGGCAGCCCGTTGTTCATCTCGAACATGGCGTTGGCCGCTATGCCGGGCTGACCACGCTGGAAGCGGGCGGCATCAAAGCCGAATACCTGATTTTGACCTATGCGGGTGAAGACAAACTGTACGTTCCCGTTTCCTCGCTGCATTTGATCAGCCGCTACGCGGGCGGTGCCGATGAGAATGCACCGCTGCATAAACTGGGTGGCGATGCGTGGTCGCGCGCGCGGCAAAAAGCGGCGGAAAGGGTGCGCGATGTCGCCGCCGAACTGCTGGATATTTATGCTCAGCGCGCGGCGAAAAGCGGTTTTGCCTTTAAGCATGACAAAACGCAGTATCAGCTTTTCTGCGAAAGTTTCCCCTTCGAGACCACGCCCGATCAGGCGCAGGCCATCAATGCCGTGCTGAGCGACATGTGCCAGCCGCTGGCGATGGATCGTCTGGTGTGTGGCGATGTCGGCTTTGGTAAAACTGAAGTGGCGATGCGCGCCGCGTTTTTGGCGGTCGAAAACCATAAGCAGGTTGCCGTACTGGTGCCGACGACGCTGTTGGCGCAGCAGCATTTTGACAACTTCCGCGATCGCTTTGCCAACTGGCCGGTGAAGATTGAAATGATCTCGCGCTTCCGTAGCGCCCGTGAGCAAACTCAGGTGCTGGAGGAAACACGGGAAGGCAAAGTCGATATACTGATTGGCACCCATAAGCTGTTGCAGAGCGACGTGCGCTGGCGCGACTTAGGGCTGCTGATTGTGGACGAAGAACACCGCTTCGGCGTGCGTCACAAAGAGCGCATCAAAGCGATGCGGGCGAATGTCGATATCCTGACGCTTACCGCCACGCCGATTCCACGCACGCTCAACATGGCGATGAGCGGGATGCGCGATCTGTCGATCATTGCTACGCCGCCAGCCCGTCGTTTGGCAGTGAAAACGTTCGTCCGCGAGTATGACAATCTGGTGGTGCGCGAAGCGATTCTGCGTGAAATTCTGCGCGGCGGACAGGTGTATTACCTCTATAACGACGTCGAAAATATCGAGAAAGCCACCCAGCGACTGGCAGAACTGGTGCCGGAAGCCCGCATCGCTATCGGCCACGGTCAGATGCGTGAACGCGAGCTGGAACGGGTCATGAACGACTTCCACCACCAGCGTTTTAACGTGCTGGTGTGTACCACGATCATCGAAACCGGGATCGACATCCCGAGCGCTAACACCATCATCATTGAGCGTGCCGACCATTTCGGCCTGGCACAGTTGCATCAGTTACGTGGTCGCGTGGGGCGTTCCCACCATCAGGCTTACGCCTATCTGCTGACGCCGAATCCTAAAGCAATGAGCACTGATGCGCAGAAGCGTCTGGAAGCGATCGCCTCACTGGAAGACCTCGGTGCCGGTTTTGCGCTGGCCACGCACGATCTGGAAATCCGTGGCGCAGGTGAACTGCTCGGGGACGATCAGAGCGGACAGATGACCAGCGTCGGTTTCTCGTTATATATGGAACTACTGGAAAGCGCCGTCGATGCCTTGAAAGCGGGCCGGGAGCCGTCGCTGGAAGATCTGATCAACAGCCAGACCGACGTCGAACTGCGTTTGCCTGCCCTGCTGCCCGATGATTTCATTCCCGACGTCAATACGCGTCTGTCGTTATATAAACGTATCGCCAGTGCGAAAAACACCGACGAGCTGGATGAACTGAAGGTCGAACTGATCGATCGTTTCGGTCTCCTTCCCGATGCAAGCCGCTATCTGTTGCAGATTGCCGCCCTGCGCCAGCAGGCACAAGCGCTGGGTATCCGCCGTATAGAAGGCAATGAGAAAGGAGGATTTATCGAATTCAGCGAGCAAAATCGCGTCGATCCGTCCCATCTTATCGGCCTGTTACAGCGCGATCCGGGCACCTATCGTCTTGACGGCCCAACCCGTCTGAAATTCATGAAGGATTTGAGCGATCGCCCGCAACGTATTGAGTTCATCGGTTCGCTGCTGGGGAACATGGCTCAACATACGCTGGCGGCCTGA
- a CDS encoding alkaline phosphatase: MRMSPSALLVFSLSVPLMTQAVAQNVAPNKAKNVILLISDGAGMNTWHAASYYRHGALGHEVYDDFDIKLFASTHPLNTSNVPTHSQDGAVTFDADKIWGKDKTDSVFKGSLGNYPGYFSGYDYLRADYTDSAAAATALASGHKTYNNAINWSNDNQKLKHIGEYVVENGKALGVITSVQWSHATPAGFLAHNVSRNDYAAIGKEIVESGLATVVMGSGHPLYDANGKPTTPQNDKAYRYVGGKAEWDRLVSGKTAYKHIETKADFVTLANNKLDMGKKTKLLGTVQNNATLQFNRDGVAAGNLLTNQPDLATMTKGALNLVAKNPNGFMLMVEGGAVDWAAHANNLPRLVEEQIDFNQAVEAVTAWVNEHSSWDETLVIVTTDHGNGLLQGPDSNTEAFSDIVNQGAGALPLVRWHTDTHTRELVPVYAKGAGADFLTTVAKPNPGLATYHVPEESQQFVDNTDIFRTVASAFGIATPQAQ; this comes from the coding sequence ATGCGTATGTCTCCCTCTGCCCTGCTGGTTTTTTCACTCAGTGTTCCACTGATGACTCAGGCTGTAGCGCAAAATGTCGCCCCGAATAAGGCAAAAAACGTCATCTTACTGATCTCTGACGGTGCTGGCATGAACACCTGGCATGCAGCCAGTTATTATCGCCACGGCGCTCTGGGCCACGAAGTCTACGATGACTTTGACATTAAGCTGTTTGCCTCCACTCACCCTCTCAACACGTCGAATGTACCGACCCACTCGCAAGACGGGGCGGTCACTTTCGACGCGGATAAGATCTGGGGTAAAGATAAAACGGACAGCGTTTTCAAAGGTAGTCTGGGAAATTACCCCGGCTATTTTTCTGGCTATGATTATCTGCGCGCCGACTACACCGATAGCGCTGCCGCTGCGACCGCACTGGCGTCAGGCCATAAAACCTATAACAACGCGATTAACTGGTCTAACGACAATCAAAAACTGAAACATATCGGCGAATACGTCGTGGAAAATGGCAAAGCACTGGGCGTAATCACGTCGGTACAGTGGAGCCATGCCACGCCAGCCGGTTTTCTCGCTCATAACGTCAGCCGCAACGACTATGCCGCGATTGGTAAAGAGATCGTCGAATCTGGTCTCGCAACAGTGGTAATGGGGTCAGGGCATCCGCTCTATGATGCCAACGGCAAACCAACGACGCCCCAAAATGACAAGGCCTATCGCTATGTTGGCGGTAAAGCCGAATGGGATCGTCTGGTTTCAGGCAAAACAGCTTACAAACATATTGAAACCAAAGCTGATTTCGTCACATTAGCCAACAACAAGCTGGATATGGGTAAAAAGACCAAGCTGCTGGGCACCGTACAAAACAACGCGACACTGCAATTCAACCGTGATGGCGTCGCAGCAGGCAATTTACTGACCAACCAGCCCGATCTCGCCACCATGACCAAAGGTGCGCTGAATCTGGTAGCGAAAAATCCTAACGGCTTCATGTTAATGGTCGAAGGCGGTGCGGTTGACTGGGCTGCCCATGCCAATAACCTGCCTCGTCTGGTTGAAGAACAAATCGACTTTAACCAGGCAGTAGAAGCCGTTACTGCCTGGGTCAACGAACACAGTTCATGGGATGAAACGCTGGTAATTGTCACCACCGATCACGGTAATGGGTTGCTACAAGGGCCAGACTCAAACACAGAGGCGTTCTCTGACATCGTGAACCAAGGAGCGGGTGCTCTTCCGCTGGTGCGCTGGCACACCGATACCCACACTCGCGAGCTGGTGCCGGTGTACGCCAAAGGCGCTGGTGCAGACTTCCTGACAACGGTTGCCAAGCCTAATCCAGGTCTGGCCACTTACCATGTGCCGGAAGAGAGCCAACAATTCGTCGATAACACCGATATCTTCCGCACGGTTGCGAGCGCATTCGGTATTGCCACGCCACAGGCCCAGTAA
- the yegD gene encoding molecular chaperone, with translation MFIGFDYGTANCSVAVMDSGTPRLLSLENGSPYLSSLLCAPVREAVSEWLWRHHQVNAEGESALLLKRAISYNREEDIRVQPDSVKFGREALRHYMDDPEETWFVKSPKSFLGAVGLKAQQIALFEDLVCAMMLHIRTQAESQLDQPIRQAVIGRPINFQSIGGEEANQQAQGILDRAAHRAGFEDVVFQFEPVAAGLDFESTLTKETRVLVVDIGGGTTDCSMLLMGPEWHKQHERTQSLLGHSGCRVGGNDLDIMLAFKQLMPLLGMNSETEKGIALPIMTWWNAVAINDIPAQKEFHSTASRTLINEMIRDARQPELVKRLLTVWQQRLSYRLIQLAEESKIALSNQSETAADLHFIESGLATCIHADELNAAIDNPLSRIQQQVTLALETSQTRPEVIYLTGGSARSPLLRQAIQQLLPDIPIASGNDFGSVTAGLARWAEIVFRR, from the coding sequence ATGTTTATCGGTTTTGACTACGGCACGGCGAACTGTTCCGTGGCAGTGATGGATTCAGGTACACCACGGCTCCTGTCGCTGGAAAATGGCTCGCCTTATCTTTCTTCCCTGCTGTGCGCGCCCGTGCGCGAAGCGGTTAGCGAGTGGTTATGGCGACACCATCAGGTCAACGCAGAGGGCGAGAGCGCGCTGCTGCTCAAGCGCGCCATCAGCTACAACCGCGAGGAAGACATTCGCGTGCAGCCCGATAGCGTGAAATTCGGGCGCGAGGCGTTACGCCACTATATGGATGACCCAGAAGAGACGTGGTTCGTTAAATCGCCGAAGTCCTTCCTCGGGGCTGTCGGCCTGAAAGCACAGCAGATTGCGCTGTTTGAAGATCTGGTTTGCGCCATGATGCTGCATATCCGCACGCAGGCAGAAAGCCAGCTTGACCAGCCTATTCGTCAGGCCGTGATCGGTCGCCCGATTAACTTCCAGAGTATCGGCGGCGAAGAAGCCAACCAGCAGGCGCAAGGAATCTTAGATCGTGCGGCACACCGCGCCGGATTTGAAGACGTCGTCTTTCAGTTTGAGCCCGTAGCCGCCGGGCTGGATTTCGAATCGACATTGACGAAAGAAACACGTGTGCTGGTCGTGGATATCGGCGGCGGAACCACCGACTGTTCCATGCTGCTGATGGGGCCAGAGTGGCATAAGCAGCACGAACGCACGCAAAGTCTGTTAGGACACAGCGGCTGCCGCGTTGGCGGTAACGATCTGGACATCATGCTGGCGTTCAAACAGCTGATGCCACTGCTTGGCATGAATAGCGAGACGGAAAAAGGCATCGCTCTGCCGATCATGACCTGGTGGAATGCCGTCGCGATTAACGATATTCCGGCGCAAAAAGAGTTTCATAGCACCGCCAGCCGCACGTTAATCAACGAAATGATCCGCGATGCGCGTCAGCCCGAGTTGGTAAAAAGACTGCTGACCGTGTGGCAACAGCGCCTGAGCTACCGTCTGATCCAACTGGCGGAAGAGAGCAAAATTGCGCTGTCCAACCAGTCGGAAACAGCAGCCGATTTACACTTTATCGAATCGGGTCTGGCAACGTGCATTCATGCGGATGAACTTAACGCCGCAATCGATAATCCGCTAAGTCGCATTCAGCAGCAGGTGACGCTGGCGTTAGAAACCAGTCAGACCCGTCCGGAAGTCATCTACCTGACCGGCGGTAGCGCACGTTCTCCCCTGCTGCGTCAGGCTATTCAGCAACTGCTTCCTGATATTCCTATTGCCAGCGGTAACGATTTTGGTTCCGTTACCGCCGGACTGGCGCGCTGGGCAGAGATTGTCTTTCGCCGCTAA